A genomic region of Cannabis sativa cultivar Pink pepper isolate KNU-18-1 chromosome 1, ASM2916894v1, whole genome shotgun sequence contains the following coding sequences:
- the LOC133033664 gene encoding uncharacterized protein LOC133033664: MVMVMVGDTEKMIAVGLVWGATNAFMRRGAVIWDRALKSSPPPDPTRKTLHRLRTSIGNWVKLLAIWQYIIPFLINLSASATFFAILSHTPISLAVPVTNATTFAATAVFGVILGERTHLGFAFFGTILIVLGVWLCIS; the protein is encoded by the coding sequence ATGGTGATGGTGATGGTGGGAGACACGGAAAAGATGATAGCGGTAGGCCTGGTCTGGGGAGCCACCAACGCCTTCATGCGCCGCGGCGCAGTCATATGGGACCGAGCCCTTAAATCCTCTCCTCCACCCGATCCCACCCGCAAAACCCTTCATCGGTTGCGTACCTCAATCGGCAACTGGGTCAAGCTCCTCGCCATCTGGCAGTACATCATTCCCTTCCTCATCAACCTCTCTGCCTCCGCCACTTTCTTTGCGATTCTGAGTCACACCCCAATCTCGCTGGCCGTGCCCGTCACCAACGCCACCACATTCGCCGCCACCGCCGTATTCGGCGTGATCTTGGGGGAACGCACTCACCTGGGTTTTGCTTTCTTTGGTACGATTTTGATTGTTTTGGGTGTTTGGCTTTGTATTTCGTAG